The proteins below are encoded in one region of Polynucleobacter sp. AP-Elch-400A-B2:
- the rplW gene encoding 50S ribosomal protein L23, protein MSQVRKNDHSLMKVLLGPVISEKATMVAEKNEQVVFQVTRDANKSDVKQAVELLFKVQVDSVQIVNQKGKPKRYGRFEGRRDHTKKAYVSLKPGQEINFEAEAN, encoded by the coding sequence ATGAGCCAAGTCCGTAAAAACGATCACAGCTTGATGAAGGTTCTGCTTGGGCCGGTTATCTCTGAAAAAGCAACCATGGTTGCAGAGAAAAACGAACAAGTGGTATTTCAAGTTACACGCGACGCCAATAAGAGCGATGTGAAACAAGCAGTTGAGTTGCTCTTTAAGGTGCAAGTTGACTCTGTTCAAATCGTAAATCAAAAAGGTAAGCCAAAGCGCTATGGCCGTTTTGAAGGTCGTCGTGACCATACCAAGAAGGCCTACGTTAGCTTGAAGCCAGGTCAAGAAATTAACTTTGAAGCGGAGGCGAATTAA